The following are from one region of the Acanthopagrus latus isolate v.2019 chromosome 2, fAcaLat1.1, whole genome shotgun sequence genome:
- the LOC119013495 gene encoding T-cell surface glycoprotein CD3 epsilon chain-like: MTSMGVRAAFAVFLLFVATVKADEGGVSFWQREFTLTCPKEGKWFQDENNKEVQIKNETSKYFTMEYTKKGSYHCVYDSTNYYYFYVQGKVCDNCYELDSVLFLMAIVVDILMTICVMFIVYKCTKKKSPAGLTHTSKPPPRSGGRGGPPVPSPDYEQLNLHTRSHDTYSKVNRTG, from the exons ATGACCAGCATGGGTGTTCGAGCTGCGTTtgccgtcttcctcctcttcgtAGCGACCGTGAAGGCTGATGAAG GAGGAGTGTCATTCTGGCAGAGAGAGTTCACATTGACCTGTCCAAAGGAAGGGAAATGGTTCCAAGATGAAAATAACAAGGAAGTTCAGATCAAGAATGAGACAAGCAAGTACTTCACCATGGAATATACAAAGAAAGGTTCCTACCACTGTGTATACGACAgcacaaattattattatttctacgTGCAAGGAAAGg TGTGTGACAACTGTTATGAACTGGATTCGGTCCTGTTCCTGATGGCCATTGTCGTCGACATTTTGATGACGATTTGTGTGATGTTCATCGTCTACAAGTGCACCAAGAAGAAAAGCCCGGCGGGACTCACTCACACCTCGAAAC cacctcctcgTTCAGGCGGCCGTGGGGGTCCACCTGTCCCATCACCTGACTATGAG caacTGAACCTTCATACCCGCTCCCACGATACCTACTCTAAGGTCAACAGGACTGGATAA